Proteins encoded within one genomic window of Flavobacterium oreochromis:
- the nrfD gene encoding NrfD/PsrC family molybdoenzyme membrane anchor subunit: protein MSSHYEAPIRKPLVLGSKSYHDVTVDVARPVEGKANKQWWTVFYIALAMFLWGASCMLYTITEGIGTWGLNKTVGWAWDITNFVWWVGIGHAGTLISAVLLLFRQKWRMAINRSAEAMTIFSVVQAGLFPIIHMGRPWLGYWVLPIPNQFGSLWVNFNSPLLWDVFAISTYLSVSLVFWWTGLLPDFAMLRDRAVTPFTKHIYSILSFGWSGRAKDWQRFEEVSLVLAGLATPLVLSVHTIVSFDFATSVIPGWHTTILPPYFVAGAIFSGFAMVNTLLIIMRKVSNLEDYITIQHIELMNIVIMITGSIVGCAYITELFVAWYSGVEYEQYAFLNRATGPYWWSYWGMMTCNVFSPQFMWFKKLRTSIMFSFIISIVVNIGMWFERFVIIVTSLHRDYLPSSWTMFSPTFVDIGIFVGTIGFFFVLFLLYSRTFPVVAQAEVKTILKTSGDNYKADREKNGHNHDNH from the coding sequence ATGTCGTCTCATTACGAAGCACCTATCAGAAAGCCTTTAGTACTTGGTAGCAAAAGCTACCATGATGTAACGGTAGACGTAGCTCGTCCTGTAGAAGGAAAAGCGAACAAACAATGGTGGACAGTATTTTATATCGCATTAGCTATGTTCCTTTGGGGAGCTAGCTGTATGCTATACACTATAACCGAAGGTATTGGTACCTGGGGGTTAAATAAAACAGTAGGTTGGGCATGGGATATTACCAACTTCGTATGGTGGGTAGGTATCGGTCACGCGGGTACATTAATTTCTGCTGTATTATTATTATTCCGTCAAAAATGGAGAATGGCCATTAACCGTTCTGCTGAAGCAATGACTATCTTCTCAGTAGTTCAGGCTGGTTTATTCCCAATTATTCACATGGGACGTCCATGGTTAGGTTATTGGGTATTACCTATTCCAAATCAGTTTGGTTCGTTATGGGTTAACTTTAACTCGCCTTTATTATGGGACGTATTCGCAATCTCAACGTATTTATCAGTATCATTAGTTTTCTGGTGGACTGGTTTATTACCTGACTTTGCAATGTTACGTGATCGTGCTGTAACTCCATTTACAAAACATATTTACTCAATATTATCTTTTGGATGGTCAGGTAGAGCAAAAGATTGGCAACGTTTTGAAGAGGTTTCTCTTGTATTGGCTGGTTTAGCAACTCCTTTAGTACTTTCTGTACACACTATTGTATCATTTGACTTTGCAACTTCAGTTATTCCAGGATGGCATACTACCATATTACCTCCTTACTTCGTTGCAGGTGCAATTTTCTCAGGTTTTGCAATGGTAAATACATTACTAATCATCATGAGAAAAGTTTCTAATCTTGAAGATTATATTACAATTCAACATATCGAATTAATGAATATCGTTATTATGATCACAGGTTCCATTGTAGGATGTGCTTATATTACGGAATTATTCGTAGCTTGGTATTCAGGAGTAGAGTATGAGCAATATGCTTTCTTAAATCGTGCTACAGGTCCTTACTGGTGGTCTTATTGGGGAATGATGACTTGTAACGTATTTTCTCCACAGTTCATGTGGTTTAAAAAATTAAGAACAAGTATCATGTTCTCATTCATTATCTCAATTGTAGTAAACATTGGTATGTGGTTTGAACGTTTCGTAATTATTGTAACTTCATTACACCGTGATTACTTACCATCATCATGGACAATGTTCTCTCCAACATTTGTTGATATAGGTATCTTTGTTGGTACAATTGGTTTCTTCTTTGTATTGTTCTTGTTATATTCTAGAACATTCCCAGTGGTGGCACAAGCAGAGGTTAAAACAATCTTAAAAACTTCTGGTGATAATTACAAAGCAGATAGAGAAAAAAATGGTCATAATCACGATAATCACTAA
- a CDS encoding c-type cytochrome: MRRVVYSLTAIMGLSSLLFSCKSDDKPNYQFFPNMYESVAYETYSESNAFKNGKEGQLPAQGSIKRGFVPYELPNTPAGYEASKLMKSPLDSSAVNMEKGKELFDIYCISCHGEKGDGKGKLVQREKFLGVPSYKDRAITIGSVFHVETYGLNAMGSHANQLNKKERWQVAEYVMKLKSELK; encoded by the coding sequence ATGAGAAGAGTAGTATATTCCTTAACAGCAATAATGGGGTTATCTTCATTACTGTTTTCATGTAAAAGTGATGATAAGCCAAACTATCAGTTTTTTCCAAACATGTATGAATCAGTGGCTTATGAAACTTATTCAGAATCAAATGCTTTTAAAAATGGTAAAGAAGGACAGTTGCCAGCTCAAGGTTCTATCAAGAGAGGTTTTGTTCCATATGAATTACCTAATACACCAGCTGGTTACGAAGCATCAAAATTAATGAAATCGCCTTTAGATTCTTCTGCTGTGAATATGGAAAAAGGTAAAGAATTATTTGATATTTACTGTATTTCTTGCCACGGTGAAAAAGGAGATGGTAAAGGAAAGTTAGTTCAAAGAGAAAAGTTCTTAGGGGTACCTAGTTATAAAGATCGTGCAATTACTATAGGTAGTGTTTTTCACGTAGAAACGTATGGTTTAAATGCAATGGGTTCACATGCTAATCAATTGAATAAAAAAGAAAGATGGCAAGTGGCTGAGTACGTAATGAAACTTAAGTCTGAATTAAAATAA
- a CDS encoding quinol:cytochrome C oxidoreductase, with product MYTFSSKLRTLSFVLMALGLLGIGYGFFNAPKTTEDVEKILAADAHGEHHAAPAHAEAKHEMTSEHKEETHVDNKIVATDSAVTTTEGLDTLAKDVKAAHAEADSHKEVKHEEKVAVHAEVASHDDHKAHVEHVFHQLQNKPWAALYVGALFIFLISLGVLAFYAIQWAAQVGWSPALFRVMEAITSYIVPGGIVIFVLLVLAGVHINHLFIWMDPEVVAHDHLIQGKSGYLNVPFFLIRAAVFLGGWIFYRHYTRKNSLALDETKDLGYYKKNFKASAAFLAFFLVSESMMSWDWIMSVDPHWFSTLFGWYVFASFFVSGITVIALITLYLKSNGYLEFINNSHFHDLAKFMFGVSVFWTYLWFSQFMLMWYSNIPEEVTYFKFRIENYNLPFFGMVVMNFIFPLLILINSDFKRVPWIITMAGVVILCGHYLDFHNMIFPATVGDQWFIGAAEIGSVAFFAGLFIYVVFTALTKAPLLAKGNPYIEESKHFHY from the coding sequence ATGTATACATTTTCAAGCAAATTAAGAACCTTATCATTTGTCCTAATGGCACTTGGTCTTTTAGGAATAGGGTATGGTTTTTTCAATGCACCTAAGACTACTGAGGACGTAGAAAAAATATTAGCAGCTGATGCACATGGTGAACACCATGCTGCGCCAGCCCATGCTGAAGCTAAGCATGAAATGACTTCTGAACATAAAGAGGAAACTCATGTTGATAATAAAATAGTTGCAACTGATTCTGCTGTGACTACTACAGAAGGATTAGATACACTGGCTAAAGATGTGAAAGCAGCTCATGCAGAAGCTGATTCTCACAAAGAAGTAAAACATGAAGAAAAAGTTGCGGTACACGCTGAAGTAGCTTCACATGATGATCATAAAGCACATGTTGAACATGTGTTCCATCAATTACAGAATAAACCATGGGCTGCATTATATGTAGGTGCATTGTTTATCTTTCTAATCTCATTAGGAGTATTAGCATTTTATGCTATTCAATGGGCTGCTCAGGTAGGTTGGTCTCCAGCTTTATTTAGAGTAATGGAAGCAATAACATCTTATATAGTACCTGGAGGTATCGTAATATTTGTGTTATTAGTATTAGCAGGAGTTCATATTAATCATTTGTTTATTTGGATGGACCCTGAAGTAGTGGCTCATGATCATTTAATTCAAGGAAAATCAGGATATTTAAATGTACCTTTCTTCTTAATTAGAGCGGCTGTATTTTTAGGAGGTTGGATATTTTATCGTCATTACACTCGTAAAAATTCATTAGCTTTAGATGAAACAAAAGATCTAGGATATTATAAAAAGAACTTTAAAGCATCTGCAGCATTCTTAGCATTTTTCTTAGTCTCTGAATCAATGATGTCTTGGGATTGGATTATGTCAGTAGATCCACACTGGTTCTCTACATTATTCGGCTGGTATGTGTTTGCTTCTTTCTTTGTGAGTGGTATTACTGTAATTGCTTTAATTACATTATATCTAAAATCAAATGGATATTTAGAGTTTATTAACAATAGCCACTTCCATGACTTAGCTAAGTTTATGTTTGGTGTTTCTGTATTTTGGACTTATTTATGGTTCTCTCAGTTCATGTTAATGTGGTATTCTAATATCCCTGAAGAAGTTACTTATTTTAAATTTAGAATTGAAAATTATAATTTACCATTCTTCGGTATGGTTGTAATGAATTTTATTTTTCCATTATTAATTTTAATTAATTCTGATTTTAAAAGAGTGCCTTGGATTATTACTATGGCTGGTGTCGTAATTTTATGTGGTCACTATTTAGATTTCCATAATATGATTTTCCCTGCTACAGTAGGAGATCAATGGTTTATTGGTGCGGCAGAAATTGGATCGGTAGCTTTCTTTGCAGGTTTATTTATTTACGTTGTATTTACTGCTTTAACTAAAGCTCCTTTATTAGCAAAAGGTAATCCTTATATCGAAGAAAGTAAACATTTTCATTATTAA
- a CDS encoding cytochrome c oxidase subunit II, whose translation MTTLLVLTVLVLLSIAIWQMTKIFDLTQVGRKGDDSQIATDNDNKVHGYLMMGFLGFLYIFMIYGLLKWGHLALGTPGSEHGPDYDRLMSISLGIIFLVQAITQVLLHYFAFKYRGEAGRKALYYADNDKLEFIWTIIPVITLAGLILYGLYTWTNIMFVDEDEEVLVVELYAKQFSWEARYAGKDNVLGKANVRLIEGVNTLGVDLNDPNAQDDIAVQELHIPKGKKVLFKLRSQDIIHSAYMPHFRAQMNCVPGMVTEFAFTPTMTTDEMRQDPAIVEKVAAINKIRAKKSAELVAQGKTALDPYTFDYLVLCNKICGASHYNMQMKIVVDTPDQFQAWLKDKGTIVKAVKEEQAAKAAEAAGAKKEVDAPKKADTVMVAEVADSTAVKK comes from the coding sequence ATGACAACTTTGTTGGTTCTAACAGTTTTAGTCTTATTATCGATTGCTATATGGCAAATGACTAAAATTTTCGACTTGACTCAAGTGGGTAGAAAAGGTGATGATTCACAAATTGCTACCGATAATGATAATAAAGTTCATGGATATTTAATGATGGGTTTTCTTGGATTCCTTTACATTTTCATGATCTATGGATTGTTAAAATGGGGACATTTAGCTTTGGGTACACCAGGATCTGAACATGGCCCTGATTATGATCGTTTGATGAGTATTTCATTAGGGATTATATTTTTAGTACAAGCAATTACACAAGTATTATTACATTATTTTGCTTTTAAATATCGTGGAGAAGCGGGTAGAAAAGCTTTGTACTATGCAGATAACGATAAATTAGAGTTTATATGGACTATCATTCCAGTAATAACTTTAGCAGGTTTAATTCTTTATGGTCTTTATACATGGACAAATATCATGTTTGTTGATGAAGATGAAGAAGTATTAGTTGTAGAATTATATGCAAAGCAATTTAGCTGGGAAGCTCGTTATGCGGGTAAAGATAATGTATTAGGTAAAGCTAATGTTCGTTTAATTGAAGGTGTTAATACTTTAGGAGTCGATTTAAATGATCCAAACGCGCAAGATGATATTGCAGTTCAAGAATTGCATATTCCTAAAGGTAAAAAGGTATTGTTTAAATTACGTTCACAAGATATTATTCATTCCGCTTATATGCCTCACTTTAGAGCGCAGATGAACTGTGTGCCAGGTATGGTAACTGAGTTTGCCTTTACGCCTACTATGACAACAGATGAAATGCGTCAAGATCCTGCAATTGTAGAAAAAGTAGCTGCAATTAATAAGATTAGAGCGAAAAAAAGTGCTGAATTAGTAGCGCAAGGTAAAACAGCTTTAGATCCTTATACTTTTGACTATTTAGTTTTATGTAACAAAATTTGTGGTGCTTCTCACTACAATATGCAAATGAAAATTGTGGTGGATACCCCTGATCAGTTCCAAGCATGGTTAAAAGATAAAGGTACTATTGTTAAAGCTGTGAAAGAAGAGCAAGCTGCTAAAGCAGCTGAAGCAGCAGGAGCTAAAAAAGAAGTGGATGCTCCTAAAAAAGCGGATACTGTAATGGTAGCTGAAGTAGCTGATTCAACAGCTGTTAAAAAATAA
- a CDS encoding cytochrome c oxidase subunit I: MAAAHEHDHAHDHDHAHHHKDTFITKYIFSIDHKMIAKQYLITGIIMGIIGVVMSLLFRMQIAWPEESFGIFKMLLGEKMAPGGVMRNDIYLALVTIHGTIMVFFVLTAGLSGTFSNLLIPLQIGARDMASGFMNMVSYWLFFLSAVVMICSLFVESGPASAGWTIYPPLSALPQAIPGSGTGMTLWLASMAIFIASSLMGSLNYVVTVINLRTKGMSMTRLPLTVWAFFITAIIGIVSFPVLLSAALMLIMDRSLGTSFFLSDIFISGEVLHYQGGSPVLFEHLFWFLGHPEVYIVLLPALGITSEIIATNARKPIFGYRAMIASMLAIAFLSTIVWGHHMFLSGMNPFLGSVFTFTTLLIAIPSAVKAFNYITTLWKGNLQMNPAMLFSIGLVSTFISGGLTGIILGDSTLDINVHDTYFVVAHFHLVMGISALYGFFAGVYHWFPRMFGRMMNKTLGYIHFWITAVCAYGVFYPMHFIGMAGLPRRYYTNSNFPLFDDLADVNVIITVFALIGAVFQLIFMWNFFYSIFYGKKAEQNPWKSNTLEWTAPVEHIHGNWPGELPTVHRWAYDYSKPGHEDDFVPQTVPMKEGEQELHHA; the protein is encoded by the coding sequence ATGGCAGCAGCACATGAGCACGATCACGCACACGATCACGATCACGCACACCACCATAAAGATACGTTCATTACTAAATATATTTTTAGTATTGATCATAAAATGATTGCTAAACAATACCTTATCACAGGTATTATAATGGGAATCATTGGGGTAGTAATGTCTTTATTATTCCGTATGCAAATTGCATGGCCTGAAGAGTCTTTTGGGATTTTCAAAATGCTTTTAGGTGAAAAAATGGCTCCAGGAGGAGTAATGCGTAATGATATTTATTTAGCATTAGTTACGATACATGGTACTATAATGGTATTCTTTGTATTAACAGCAGGATTAAGTGGTACTTTTAGTAACTTACTTATTCCATTACAAATTGGAGCTCGTGATATGGCTTCAGGATTTATGAATATGGTTTCTTACTGGTTATTCTTTTTATCTGCAGTAGTGATGATCTGTTCATTATTTGTTGAGTCAGGGCCAGCATCAGCAGGTTGGACTATTTATCCTCCACTATCTGCTTTACCACAAGCAATTCCAGGTTCAGGTACAGGTATGACTTTATGGTTAGCTTCAATGGCTATTTTCATTGCATCTTCTTTAATGGGATCTTTGAATTATGTAGTTACAGTTATTAATTTAAGAACGAAAGGGATGTCAATGACTCGTTTACCATTAACCGTTTGGGCTTTCTTTATTACAGCAATTATTGGTATCGTTTCTTTCCCTGTATTATTATCAGCAGCATTAATGTTGATTATGGATAGAAGTTTAGGTACATCTTTCTTTTTATCAGATATTTTTATTTCTGGTGAAGTATTACATTATCAAGGAGGTTCACCTGTTTTATTTGAACACTTATTCTGGTTTTTAGGACACCCTGAAGTATATATTGTATTATTACCTGCGTTAGGTATTACATCTGAAATTATTGCTACAAATGCTCGTAAACCAATTTTCGGTTACCGTGCAATGATTGCTTCAATGTTAGCTATTGCTTTCTTATCAACTATCGTTTGGGGGCACCATATGTTCTTGTCAGGAATGAACCCTTTCTTAGGATCAGTATTTACCTTTACAACGTTGTTGATTGCAATTCCTTCTGCTGTAAAAGCTTTTAATTATATTACTACTTTATGGAAGGGAAATTTACAAATGAATCCTGCCATGTTATTCTCTATAGGTTTAGTTTCTACATTTATTTCAGGAGGTTTAACAGGTATTATTTTAGGGGACTCTACATTAGATATCAATGTTCATGATACATATTTCGTAGTAGCTCACTTCCACTTAGTAATGGGTATTTCTGCATTATATGGTTTCTTTGCTGGGGTTTACCATTGGTTCCCTAGAATGTTTGGTAGAATGATGAATAAAACATTAGGATATATCCATTTTTGGATTACAGCAGTTTGTGCTTATGGAGTTTTCTATCCAATGCATTTTATCGGTATGGCTGGTTTACCACGTCGTTATTATACAAATTCAAACTTTCCTTTGTTTGATGATCTAGCTGATGTTAACGTGATAATTACTGTTTTTGCATTAATTGGAGCAGTATTTCAGTTAATATTTATGTGGAATTTCTTCTATAGTATTTTCTATGGTAAGAAAGCAGAACAAAATCCTTGGAAATCAAATACATTAGAGTGGACTGCGCCTGTTGAGCATATTCATGGTAACTGGCCAGGTGAATTACCTACAGTGCACCGTTGGGCTTATGATTATTCTAAGCCAGGACATGAGGATGATTTTGTACCTCAAACTGTTCCGATGAAAGAAGGAGAACAAGAATTACATCACGCTTAA
- a CDS encoding porin family protein, protein MKRSFLLVFFISFFGFSQNLPEIKVLDSLYREDQFYFGITYNILKNKPYGVSQNSTSGSIFLGFLRDIPVNKLRTFAVAPGMGFSYSNFKQNLLIKKNEFTVNYSIIPKDQIYDKNRLSFVTVDVPLEFRWRNSTPQSHRFWRIYGGVKASYVLYNQSQFIDSKYEYKVVNNPDFNRFLYSVYLTAGYNSGNIYVSYGLNDFFKKTLFDENSGKIRSLNFGLMFYIL, encoded by the coding sequence ATGAAACGATCTTTTCTATTAGTTTTTTTTATCTCATTTTTTGGTTTTTCACAAAATCTGCCAGAAATAAAGGTGTTGGATTCTCTCTATAGAGAAGATCAATTCTATTTTGGGATTACTTATAATATACTTAAAAATAAACCCTATGGAGTTTCTCAAAATTCAACTTCAGGTAGTATTTTTTTAGGCTTTTTGAGGGATATACCTGTTAATAAATTACGAACCTTTGCAGTAGCACCAGGTATGGGTTTTTCTTACTCTAATTTTAAACAAAATTTGCTTATCAAAAAAAATGAATTTACTGTTAACTATTCTATTATTCCTAAGGATCAGATCTATGATAAAAATCGCTTGTCATTTGTAACAGTCGATGTGCCTCTAGAGTTTCGTTGGCGTAATTCTACACCTCAAAGTCATCGTTTTTGGCGGATTTATGGAGGAGTAAAAGCGAGTTATGTGTTATATAATCAATCTCAATTTATTGATTCTAAATATGAATATAAAGTGGTTAATAATCCAGATTTTAACCGTTTCCTTTATTCGGTTTATCTAACAGCTGGGTATAATAGTGGAAATATCTATGTGTCTTATGGATTAAATGACTTTTTTAAGAAAACACTATTTGATGAGAACTCTGGAAAAATTCGTTCCTTAAATTTTGGATTAATGTTTTATATTCTATAA